GGGGCGAACCGGTGGCAGCAGGTCCGGCATATTACGTTCATCGGCATGGTGCCGGTCATGATTATTCTGTTCGTGCTGTCGCTCGGCAATTTCATGGAGGCCAGCTTCGAGAAAATCCTCTTGATCTACAACACGATGAATTATGAAACTTCGGATGTCATTAACACCTTTGTGTACAGGCGGGGCATCCTCGATGCCGATTTCAGCTTCGCGACCGCGGTCGGCCTGTTCCAATCGGCGATTGGCTTCATTCTGGTCGTTATGGCCAACCGGATCGTACGCAAATATTCGGAGACCAGCCTGTGGTAAGGGAGGTGCGTGATGAAAAAACAGGAAAGCTTCGCCTCGAAGCTGTTTGACGTATTCAATGTCTTGTTCATGATTGTGCTGATCATGGTGATGGCCTACCCGATGGTGTACGTCTTCTCGGCTTCCATCAGCAACAATGCCATGGTTGCGAGCGGCGCGGTGCTGCTGTGGCCGAAAAAAATTACGCTCATTGCCTACGAGCAGCTCATCTATAACCCCGATCTCTGGGTGAGTTACTGGAACACGATCCGGTATACGTTCCTCCATACGGTGCTGACGCTGATTGCGACCTCCGCAATGGCCTACCCGCTTGCGAAGCGATGGCTGCCGGGTCGGAGAGTGATTCTGCTGATGGCGGCGTTCACGCTTCTCTTCAGCGGCGGCATGATTCCAACCTTCCTGATCGTTCAGAAGCTGGGGATGCTCGACACGATCTGGGCGATCGTCCTCCCTTCCCTGATCAGCACATGGTATTTGTTCATTATGCGGACATTCTTCGAGGCGCTGCCGGAGGAGCTCGAGGACGCGGCTGCCATTGACGGGTGCGGATCCCTGCAGATTCTGGTACGGATCGTGCTGCCATTATCCGTGCCCGTGATGGTCACGATCGGCCTGTTCACGGCCGTGAATCAATGGAACTCCTTCTTCAGCGCTTTGATCTATCTGAATGACCGGGAGATGTACCCGCTGCAAATCATGATGCGCAACATCCTGATCGCCGGCACGAATGTTCAGGGCGAAGGGGACCTGACGCATCTGGAGACGTTGAAATACGCCATGATCATGATCGGGACGCTGCCGATTCTGTGCGTTTATCCGTTTATCCAGAAATATTTTGTACAGGGCACGATGATTGGCGGCATTAAGGGGTAGTTATGGATTCCACGCTAATCCATTTCTATACGTTGTGATGATAAAAAAGGAGGTTAGGAAATGAGGCGAAAGGGGTTCAGAACAGCGCTTGCCATGATCCTGCTCTGCGCGATGCTGGTTACGGGATGCACCGGCGGGGGCAAGGATGATTCGGGACATTAAGCCCTGACAAACCGGTTACTTTTTCATGGCTGGTATACGACCGGGTGGAGGGCAAGGTTCGGGATGACTGGGAGATTTTCAAAGAGATTGAGGCCAAGACGGGCGTCAGTGTGAAGTTCCAAATCGTAAGCCAGGAAGGACTTGAGGAGAAAAGGCAGATCATGATTGCGACGAACACGGCCACGGATTTTATCCAGGTGCCGACGCAGGACGGCCGGGAGCATGGGCCGGAGAAAGTGTTCCTGAACCTTAATGATTACTTGGATCGGGCACCGAATCTGAAAGCCTTTTACGAAAAATATCCTGAGGCCAAGGCGCTGGCAACGGGCACGGACGGCGGCTTGTACACCGTACCCGTACTGGAAGGGGATGCGGAAGGCAAGGGCTTCAACTTTATCTGGTATGCCCGCAAGGACATCATGGATCAGCATGGGATACAGGCACCGACCACGGTGGATGAATTTTATCAGTATCTGAAAACATTGAAGGAGAAGGTTCCGGATTCCTATCCGCTCATCTCGAACGCCATCGTTGGTGATACGGGGCTGTATACGACCTTCGGACGTATCTTCACCGGCATCAGCGGGTTCTACAACCTGGATCCGACCATGGATCAATACGCATTCGCGCCGTACCATGAGAATTATCAGGATATGCTGGTGTATCTGAATAAGCTGTATGCGGAAAAATTGCTGGATCCGGAATTCTCGCTGCTGACGCAAGCACAGTGGGAGGAGCGCATACTGACGGGCAAATCCTTGGTGACCTTTTTCTGGAAGGCTGATCTCGAGTCGCTTGTAGCGAAGGCGCGTGGGGCCGGTACGGCGGAGTATGAGCTGGACGCGATTCCTTCCTTTGCCGCCGAAGGGATCAAGAACTATCAGTTCTCCCGTCCGGTCGTTGGCACCGTCGGCCGAGCCATATCGGCCAAAGTGAAGGATAAGGAGCGCGCCGTCCAATTCCTCGATTATTTGGTGAGCGAAGAGGGAACGAATTATTTGTCCTTAGGCATTGAAGGCAAAACGTATACGATGGAGGACGGCAAAGCGGTATATAACAAGGAGTTCGGCGAATCTCCGTTTAATGCGCTGCGCAAGGACTGGGGCGTATGGTATGACCTGATCACGTTGAATAACGCCAAGTCGCGAGAAGTCTGGGAGCGTGGATTAAGCGAGAAGAGCAAGGATATCAATGCAAGGTATGAGCAGTATATTGTCCCTGCACCAAAACAGATCGTCAAGACGGAAGAGGAGCTGGAGCTCGAGAAATCGAAGCTGAACAATCTGAACAAATTCCTTGAACAGAAGGTGACGGAATTTGTGACCGGTAAAACTCCGATTAACGACACCACCTATCAGCAATTTATTGACCAGGCCAAGAAACTCGGCTCCGATGAACTCCTTACCATGTACAACACCGCCTATACTCGCACATACGGCGGCAAGTAATCCGCAAGTGGAATGGAGGAATCAGGCAATGGACGATATGAAAATCATCGATGTCGACGTTCATAACGAACAGGACGACAGGGCGCTTCTGCCATATCTGCAGGAGCCCTGGCGCTCCCGGGTAGCGACATCCGGCATCGGTTTTGCAGGCTCAGGGTACTACTCGCCGATCGGCGTGATGAAAAAAGACTCGATCCCTCCGGGTGGAGGCAAAGCCGGCTCCGATCCCGATTATATGATCAAGCAGCTGATCGAAGGCTACAATCTGGATTATGCCGTGCTGACGGGTGTCGTCTACAATATCTCTTCCACGCATGATCCGGATTACGCGGCCGCGATATGCTCGGCATATAACGATTATCTGATCGCCGAGTGGCTCGGCAAACATAAAGCATTCAAAGGCGCAATGGCGGTAGCCACCCAGGATCCGCTGCTGGCGGCACGCGAGATCGACCGGATCGGCGGTCATCCGGATATCGTGGAGGTGATGATCTCCAGTGCAGCGAGGTCGCCGCTGGGTCAGCGCCACTATCACCCGATCTACGAAGCGGCGGAGCGGAACGGCCTTCCGGTCGCGATCCACCCGGGAGCGGAAGGCGGCGGGAGCTCGACGGCTCCCACCGCTGCCGGCTACCCGACCCGCTACATTGAGTGGCATACCTGCCTCTCCCAGATGTTCATGGCACATCTGGTGAGCATGGTATGCGAGGGCGTGTTCGTAAAGTATCCGAACCTCAAGGTCGTTCTGGTTGAAGGCGGAGTAGCCTGGCTGCCGGGCCTGATGTGGCGGCTGGACAAAAACTACAAGGCGCTGCGCGCAACCGTGCCCTGGCTGACGAGAATGCCGAGCGAGTACATCCGGGATCACTGCTACTTATCGACGCAGCCGATTGAGGAGCCGGACAATCCG
This Paenibacillus sp. JZ16 DNA region includes the following protein-coding sequences:
- a CDS encoding carbohydrate ABC transporter permease yields the protein MKKQESFASKLFDVFNVLFMIVLIMVMAYPMVYVFSASISNNAMVASGAVLLWPKKITLIAYEQLIYNPDLWVSYWNTIRYTFLHTVLTLIATSAMAYPLAKRWLPGRRVILLMAAFTLLFSGGMIPTFLIVQKLGMLDTIWAIVLPSLISTWYLFIMRTFFEALPEELEDAAAIDGCGSLQILVRIVLPLSVPVMVTIGLFTAVNQWNSFFSALIYLNDREMYPLQIMMRNILIAGTNVQGEGDLTHLETLKYAMIMIGTLPILCVYPFIQKYFVQGTMIGGIKG
- a CDS encoding amidohydrolase family protein encodes the protein MDDMKIIDVDVHNEQDDRALLPYLQEPWRSRVATSGIGFAGSGYYSPIGVMKKDSIPPGGGKAGSDPDYMIKQLIEGYNLDYAVLTGVVYNISSTHDPDYAAAICSAYNDYLIAEWLGKHKAFKGAMAVATQDPLLAAREIDRIGGHPDIVEVMISSAARSPLGQRHYHPIYEAAERNGLPVAIHPGAEGGGSSTAPTAAGYPTRYIEWHTCLSQMFMAHLVSMVCEGVFVKYPNLKVVLVEGGVAWLPGLMWRLDKNYKALRATVPWLTRMPSEYIRDHCYLSTQPIEEPDNPQHLIDLFNMIDAENMLLYSSDYPHWDFDSPSHILRGLKPEARRKIFYENAKQLYRLD